From the genome of Gallus gallus isolate bGalGal1 chromosome 4, bGalGal1.mat.broiler.GRCg7b, whole genome shotgun sequence:
AGCTTAGTGATGATTTTGATTAACATTTTAGAAGATCATTTTTATCTGAACAGATGTATATGAATGCGTTCATGAAAGTCAAGACAGTGAAAAGATGACTATATATGATGCTAGGCGGATTTAGTAATAGCTGCCTTGTATGCCATTACATGTATTGCTTCCAACTAATGGAGTCCCAGGTCAGAAGGAAAGATAtgcatccttttttttaaatgaccttCTGCACCCTGCATGGCATAGAGCTCCAGGCAATAGCCCTATGTATCCCTTAGTTGAACTAATTCTGCTGATGAGAGAATACTCATTTACTGGATACTTTTCCAATGAGGCCTTTGGGACCATCTACACCAGTGAGGGTCTGACAATCAGTTCAACTATTATTTATTCACAATATGAATTCATATTTATACTACAAAAGTAATGTAGCCTAACCTTTCAATGTGTCTCTAAAGTCTAAATTCAAAATGCAatataaaacaacaacactggagagaggaagggacATAGTATATTGAGATTTATCTAGAGAATGTGGTGAGTTTAACACATGAAGTTATTTGAAAAGTGAATATCAAAGACGAGAGCAAATGTAAGAAACAAttccttttcctgaagaaaaagctTCTGAATTTGAGAAACAGTTATACTGgataaaaacacacaaaatcagaagaaaaactgctgctCTTGTGTCAATCTACACAGTCTCCTTTGTATTCTTTGGCTCTACAGCGGTGTGACTGTGAAAAGTTTGAGATTATTATACTCAAACAATCAGATTAAATCCTCACAAAATAAGTAAACCCAAACTCATAGTTACAGCTGTTGGCTTGCCCTGTTGTCTCCAGGCATCATATCCTATGATTTAATCAGTACAGAAGGTCAATTTCTGGCACAAAAGTGAACTCAGAAATGTAGTGCTAGCCCATAactttgtatttctgtgctttgtatCTCAGTCAGTTCATCTTAAAATATAGTTGGTAAAATGCTATCTAGAGAGTTTTTGTCAGAGATTCAAGCTTGTCTGtctgaaggcaaaaaaagaTGCAATTTCCACTTAATAACCCCTGTCATTAGTATCTGAGTCCAGAGAACTTCCAAAGGACAATAACTGAATGGTTGGTACATTGCTGAAATAGATTCTCAAAATGACTTTGACCTGATTTGTACACTTCTGCAGTGGCTTagaagagctgcagagctgaagatAGACTCAATTCAGACATCATGAAGTAGAAACTAGCACTTTACCTCTACACATTCCCATTCTTAAAATGTCTTTAACATTTTTCAACCATGTTTACATTGAATATTGTAAGTTTGTGGTAACTCAGCAAGCTTTATGTGGATGAACTTCAGTATGAGACACAGAAGTCAGAATGACAAGGGAATACATGGAAAAGTACAGAGAGGTATTAGTTTGTCCTAAGCAAAAGTTAGTTacttttctgcagagaaaacacCTTGGACAGAGAACTATGTATAGACATCACACAGCTTTCTTTTTGAAATCAGGGGTCAAAAATTGTAAATTACCTATCAGAGCAATTACTTATTACTTTATAGTGTTCTAACCCTGAAAACACCACAGTGTTGCACATATTGATATGCTCTCTTGTCTTAGACAATGGTAACTCAAGGACAACCCTATTTAAAAGTCTTGGTAGATAGACTCAAATCACCTGAATTAAACATGGATGCTATAAGCtgttatatgtatttataagaGAAGTTTCTGGTTGCCTTCCTCTAAACATAGAAACTTTAAGTATGATCATTAACAAAGTTGAGGTAACTTTCAGAGTTCGAGGAAGCAAACTGTAACTTGCTGTATTTGTCCAACAACTTTATTATTGCCATGGATCACATTTATGAAGACATCATAAAGTTACAAACAGTTGTAATAAAAAAGCAGTTTCAACAATGTAAAGTGGCCCATTACATGTTCCATGTGACAACTTTATTACTGCAGTGGACCAGTGTAACAAttatgagaaagaaatatattacaCCTAGCTTGTTTTGAGACAGAACACTACAACAGGCCAAAACAATACTGTATGAACACAATATGTTGTAACACATAGTAATTATTTTGAGGTTAAAAAGTAAGAGTGTATGCTGTTGCAATTGAACAACATGATTAAAAACATTGGTAACAAAAACAGCTTTAGCAATGAAGATACCAATATTAATTGGTTAGATACGATTAATAGTTTTGtggttatttttcttattacatATATTAATGCTCATTAATGTATCATCAAGGAGTGCAAAACTAGGACACACCGGTGCTACATGCTgtacaaatttaaaataaaatggcaaCATTTACCCAAAAGAGCTTACAGTGCAGATAAAACACACATGACAgatgggaaaagaggaagataagaaaacatgaaaaaagtaTGGGAAGTAAAGGTCTTAATAATCTTGTGACTTCGGCATTGCACGTTTTGACAGATCTCATGCTGATGTTGAGTTTTTAAGGAGGATTCAGAGGAGGATAACTAAGTAGCTTTGAAAATATGTACAAAGGGCTCTTCTCACACTATTCCTGAGAGAGAGCATAAGGGTCTTTCCTAGAAGATTTAATAGGCAGATGATGGGGATATCCATGATAAATAAAACTCTCCAACCCTTCCGGTGTCATTTGGTCAATGAGAGAAAATACATAGCAGGAGCCATGAGAGGcatcagagggaaaaagaaaagatttcaaaaacaGAGATCATAGTGCTTTCACACATTTACCCAAAGCGTAAAACTGCAGCTTAGGGtaatttgaaaatgcattttaattgcGAGCAAGATGGATTCAAAATTCTAAGCTTCATAATAAATGCTTATCAAACAgttgaatatttttattaagaaaattaCTCTCAGGTTTGGTTTCTATATGTTTGTGTATGTTAATATTCGAATGTGTCAGTAAAATCAAGATAAAACTGTgaacaaatttaaaatataactaTAATACTTAATTAGATTTCAAAGCACACTTAAGGAAAATTTGAGACATCAAAAAGGAGCTAGGCATGCATTTTTGAACAGATGGCGCTAGATTAGGTCACAGAGATGTAATTGAGGTCAGATTATGGTCACTGTAGGAATAGACACTGTCCATGAAAGAGGTGAATTTCTTCCTGCGTTTTTTCATTAATTGCTTTGTGCCATTTGATCTTGGTGCTTTCTGTTGTAGATTCTTTCAGAAATCCCTTGTCCATAGAAGCTTTTCTGTAGTATATTATTTCAATATTATACATTTGAGGAAAGATTCTGATAATGGAACCACTGATTTGCtttccagctgcagaaacacTTAAAAGTCTCaccatttatttacttacaggCTGTGAGATATTACTATCAGGAGATGAAgtacatttttgcttttggtgTAGGAAGAACTGACTGAAAAGATCAGATAATTTTCATGACAATACAAACAAGTTTTAAATTCAAAGACcaatttttaaatactttgtaTCAGAGACAGAGGGCAAATCAAGCATCCAGATAGATGTGGCAAAACTAACTCATAGGGTTTGAAACATACTGGTCAAATTATCCTCACAATTTAGcatataaaaacagaataatacTATCAACCCAGCTGATAATCAAATGTCAGCCAGAAGGGATTATGGCTGTCCCAGAGGCAGGGTTTTATTACTTCATAATGGTCCATTTTATCTggttaaagaaaacaatatttgaaAAACATCATGAATGTATCAAACTCTAAGAGCAAGTTTgattatgttttcctttttacttaTTACTCAAATTACTTTGTCAAAAATCttgttctctgttttccttcagctaacattaaatcagattttttattttggccctttttttcttctctaaaagctTTTCGGAGAAGTACGTGACAGAAATAGTAATATCAGAATAGTaatatcagaaataaatcaGCTAACAGTGTTTACCTGAGTAAAGTTTTCTCTGGGTTACCCGCAGTTTTACTGTTGGGAACTGGCAGAAACCAAGGTCATTATTACTAAACTCAGACTCAATAGTgtaactgtattttattattttctgacttCCATTGTGAAGGATAGTACATTCGTTTTGTGACCACCATTTGATTCCAAACGGTGTGAATCATTTggtgcaataaaaataatattgcttTAGGCTTTCTCAGCCAGCTTGGGCACACTTACAATTTATGCATACCTACAATTTTTGATCTTGTCAGGCACATGAGATCCACTTATCTCCTTACTGTAAATACAAGACCTGCTACAGTGACGGTAAAGTGTAACTGAGGTTGGCTCATcatgtatcatagaatcatcacagaatggcttagacTGGAGGGTCCCTAATGACCACCCAGTTCTAACCCCCACTGTGGGCTGTGTGCTCCCAccagcaggctgcccaaggcacacccagcctggccatgTGTGCCTCCACgaacggggcatccacaacctcattGGGCAGCCtgtccagcacctcaccactctctgagtaaaaaatgtcATCCTAACgcctaatctaaacctcctctcttTTCGTTTAAAGCCCTTCCTCTCTATCCCATCGCTATCAGACCATGTGAAAAGCCAATCCCCCTCCTGCCTGcaagctcccttcaagtgctggaaagctgcaatgagcttttgttctgtttatcGCGAAGAACTGGGGACACTGAgttgaattttttctttctttttatttttatttatttatttattttaagtggcCTATTTTATCTCCACTTCCTCTGGTAGAAGCAGACGCCTCGCTTTTTAACGCAGCTCAGCGCTGGCTACTGCCGAGCAGCTACCTGAATACCGTCAGCCCTGAATGCAACGGTACATCCCACTGGCGACTAAACTCCTTCTGACCAGTAGGGCAACGCACGTGCTTTATGGCTTTGCAACGCAAGAGGACGGGACCTTTCGGGGACCGGCACCAGCGGCAGCCCACCCCGCATCCGGACGGCCTCCAGCCGCTGCCGGCTGCCACGGCCCGGCCCCACGCGCATGCGCGGCCTCCCCTCCCTCCGCCATGTCATGGAGGCGCCGCTGGGCGGAGCGTGGTGATGGCGGTGGCGGGGTGTGCGTCCCTGCTACTGATCGCGCTGCAGCTGGCGGGCCCGTGTGGGGCGGCCGCTACCGCTCTGCCCGTAGTCATCAACACTTGGGCGTTTAGGAAGGCCACAGAGACAGGTGttccggcggggcggggcagggcAGTGCCGGCCACAGGGGCCgctggtgggggggggggggggacgactCCTGGAGCTGGTGGGGGCCGCGGGCCGGCAGACGTCCCGTTAAGGGGCTGCGGTGTAGGACTAGGCTCGCTCCTATTAACGATCAAAGCAGGTTTGCCTAGTGCAAATCTGCCGGCATAAATTGAATGTGCATAGTGATTTGAAGGGGCTTATAGGCTGTTTTAGCATAGTTGGGTTGTAAATAACTCTTTAGGGAAGTCGTGAAATGAATTACCTATGAAGCGTTGTGTCAGTCACCACTGAAATACTGACTGGAGAACTGCAAGGCCTTTGTTTTGCAGCTTTTAAAAACCTGTTAAGGCTGCTCACATCAATAAGTGGAGTAGGAATTGGAGCAGTACTCCCCATGTTCAAATTGATAATAAAGACAAGCATATGCAGAGTTGGGTGGTAGGTTTTGTTactttttccttgctgtttttttccccccttggCCGGTTTTCATGCAACTGCATTCAGTGTTGGTGAAGATAGGAAGTtcataggaagttctgcacaaacATGCATAGGAACTTATGGTAAGGGTGGCAGAGCAGTGTAACAAGttacccaaggaggttgtggagtctccttctctggagatattcaagatctgcCTGGAGATCTTGACCTGTACAgcctggtctagggagcctgctttggcagggggttAGAATAGTGATCTCAcaaggacccttccagcccctacaattctgtgaatctgtgaGATGGGATGCCTGGAGGTGGCTGCTACTAAGTAACGTGTCACTGCTGCCAgaaggagctgggctgtgtgctTCTGCTGTCTGCTGTGCTATGTCTGGCAGGTGGtggagcaccagcagcagcaggaggaagcaggaTTGCAACCGTCAGTAGCAGCAAGCTCAGGCATCCTGGAAATGTTGCCTGAGGTCCAACCTTGTGAAATGCTGCATGTGTACAGAGCCTACAGGCCCAGTTTATTTAAGTTGTGTACAGCTGGCACATCTGTGATGTCTTACAAAACAGTGCAATGATCTAGATGGTAAAGAATAGAAGACTAAGAGTTGAACAAGGGAAGGTGTAGACTGgtatttgtttgttcttatgCGGTTACTGAGCAGCTTTTAGATCACTGTTTTTAATCTTTAGATCTTTCTATTCTGCAATTTTGTTTTGGTGAAAGCTTTGCTTAGCCTGCTTCTCCCTCTGGCTGCCCATAAAAAGCTTTAAATAGACACTGGTGCAGTGTTTGCTGGTTCTGAATAGAGGAGGTTATTTAATATACAGAAGTTGTTATCATTAttaaataatacataaataaCAATTAgtaagtaataaaataatatattatttaattacagtttattatttattaataacaATACATTctcaggggggaaaaaaaaagctttgtttctcaGTTAGAAACACTGATtagatttaaaaacaacaacaacaaaaccccacacAACAGTGTTTAGAAAATTAATAATTCACTTTATACTgaatatgtttatattttgcCTTTATTTAGTTTATAAGTAATAGTGGTATAAGAtccttcttgtttgttttaaatccacATGTATAGTGCATTTTCATGGTGTCCATCTAGAAAACAGTCTTTAAGCAGTGCTGGAGATTCTTTTCATTGGTGATCTTGAACTATTTGTGTTGGTTACAGCATGGAGAACATTACAGTTGGGTGGTTCTGAGCTGGATGCTGTTGAGAAAGGCTGTGGTCAGTGTGAGATTGACCAGTGCGATGGGAGTGTGGGATATGGAGGAAGCCCAGATGAAAGTGGAGAAACAACACTGGATGCAATGATTATGGATGGGTAAGATaactgtggaggaaaaaaaaaaaggtatctgtaatttttaacacattttaatgtaaaatttgTCATAGTGGTCTTATTGGTTTAACTATGGGCAAGTTCTTATTTCACTTGACGGGAGGACAACCAAGTATGTCTATTAGGGAATTTTTGCACTCAGTAACCCAGCTCTTGATAAATAGTTGCAAAGGGAAGAGTTTGTAGCATCCTAAGCTTTTCCTTTAGATTAATTCTGTAGCCATTGTCTTCTGTACTTTATTTACCATTTTAGACTGTCCTGTTTAGAAAATAATTGCTGCTAATTGGTTTGGTTATGAGTTTGTGTAACAAAGTAGTTACCCCACTGAAAATATTGTTCTTGGCAGACTAACTGTTACTTCAGCAACATCTCTAACCTATGCAAGGTTACAATGTATCAATGTACCTGTCAGTTTCTTCTCTACTAATGGGATGCCCACTTGTTTGTGGAGCAGGACAATTAAAGCAATATGTTAAAGCgacagatttttcattttacacGAGGAAAAATTTTACCAAATACAAATTAtgcaactatttttttttaataagttctAAATATGTCTTGCTTCCAGCAACACTATGGAAGTTGGGGCAGTTGCAGATCTCAGACATGTGAAAAATGCAATCGGTGTAGCACGAAAGGTCATTGAGCACACTAAGCATACATTATTAGTGGGAGAGTCAGGTAATTATTCCTTTTACTGTTTCTGAATCTTAACCTCTTTATGTTATAAATCTGTTGTTAATCTTGAGTGGAGGGATTCCCTGACAAGCAAATAAACGTTGTTAAATAGCGCTGAAGTGTTTATCATTACATGTGTATGAATTAGATTTTATTCCATTGTTTAcgtgtgaaaagaaaaatacagctttatgGTATTTTACCAATTTAACTCCAATGATTAACTTGTAATCCCAAGGCTTAGCTAGTAATACTGATAACAGATATAAAAACAATTTGATACAACATGGTATAGAAACTGAAGCTGCTagctgcaaatatttcttttaaaatcatggAGTAACTGTCTaaagaattacagaaagaaGATGCTACAGTGCCATATTACTATTTTAGTTTATATTGAGCACAAgtactgtatttttatatatagtTTTTTATAGTTTAAAAACAGTGGTGAAGATCTGAATATAGGCAATCACTTTAGGAGGTGTGTTCCTGGGCATCATAAAAGAGCAAAATTGCAAGCTTGAGGAGTACTTTAGGTTTTAAAGAACAAGCTGCTTCTTTAAGAATTATGCTAGTTTCAAAAAAGCTATATGTTGCAGGAAAGTACTGAATAGTTAATGAAAGGTTATATAGCTCATCACTGaagatttttaaagcatatggggctgctctgaaagaaatgtgtagatAAGTGTGGAAGTTGGGACTTAAAAAGAGGAGGTGTTTGAACTTTAAAAATGAGTCAACTGCTTTGAAGCTGATAAAATACAAGATTCTTGAAGATTTCGATGTATACAGAATGATAGAGGAAATTAGTGCCACCCAGCTTTTTCTATTACTCTACAGAGGAGTAAAGTATGGCAATAGAGGAGGTGATGACTGTTTTGACAAAAGACCCAAGAGAAGAAAGATGGATTTGCAGATGCTATTTAATTCAAGCACTTGGTCATTTATTAATTGGCTTTGGTAAGAGATTTAATGGGTGGTGCTGAGGAAAAAATTAGGTGGTAAAGAGGAGgaataaatgttcagaaagctCCATTCCCCATCACAGGCAAATATCAGAGTACTTTTAATTAATGATTGTAGAAtgaacagagaagagaagaaaggtgaagaagaaactgaagaattaaATACTTATTTAGATTATATTTTCCAGTTTAGGAAGATAAGTGTTTGCATAATGAAGTCATGTGGACAAGGCTGTTATGTTGAGTTATACCAACACAGAGCTGAGTCTGGTGAGGTAGATTCAGTGCAGAATAATTACAAGTGAGGAAAAACGTTATTTTGGTCATCGTCTGCCGGGAAATTTTCAGTTCTATCTCAAATAGATTGGAGAGTTTCATAATCACAGTGAGGCtgaccttttcttcttttgttcttgtgATACTTAGCTGAATATCCTAGTGAGAAAgttcagacaggaaaaaaaaaaaaattaataactcTCCTTCCCGGAATAGAACCAGCTTCAGAGGTCATGAAAGGATGGTGGACAAACATAGGCAAGCacaatttgattaaaaaattgTGAATTGTGAACATCAATGTGTTTCATAAGATGCCACttttctatgattccatgtatAAAGACGCTTTGATTGCATCTGCATTTaagatgggttttttttgttttgttgttacttTTAAAGCCTCCCTGTTTGCTGTACGCATGGGGTTTCCATATGAAGATTTAACTACCCAAAGATCTCTTTCGATGTATTCAAGGTGGCTTAATCAAAGCTGTCAGCCGAACTACTGGAAGGTACTGTGCAGTCATGGTGAAGGGGTGGTATTAGGCAGTCATTGCTGCAATATTACCTCTTCCTTTCAGCTTACGTTGAAGTTTTGCATGTGTGGGAAAATAACTGTTCCATGTAATACACAGAACAAACCTGGATTTGTCAAATGCTTGGACTCAAGAAGAGTATATGACTAGCTCTTACTTAAATCTTACAATTTTGACCTTGCTTGCAACAGAGCTTTGATATGggatatatatatgtttttggtttttttaaactCTAAATTTGGGCAGAACTTCTCATGCTAAACAAAGCAGTGAGAGTACTTTCTGATGCATGGATTTTGGAATTTCTGGAATGAAATCTTACAATAGAAGTTACCTCCCATAAACACAGTGGCTTTATGCAGAACTGTGGACACCTCAGGTCAGTGCTGCCATCTGTGTTAAACttgccttttgttttattttggtataGCTGTTGCAGGTTTGTACATTTGTGCAGTGTCTTTGTTATTTCTTGCATCTAAAATGCTGCATTGCTGAGCCATTTTAAACCAATCCGTATTctcattttcaactgttctttAAAGTTCTTTAACACTGAATTGGTGTAATATCTTGAAATCATTGAAGTAAACTCAATTTAccctttttaaaagtttttaaagtttttcttttttaaaaagctttttttcttcattttgctgaaTAATGAACTTTTTTTGGCCAGTTTTTTAAGCAAAAGAGAATATCCAGTTTCATGAACAATTTACTTGAAGAACCTTTTTACCATGTAATACCAGAAGTCAGTTTTCATTCTTCAAGCAAACCAAGTGTAGGATATTAGTACAGCTGCATAACTTACATATCAGGCATGTAATACTTGTGTAGTAGTTTATAGATATTAAGTgtaacattttgaaattaatcTGAAATGAAGCATAATTTATTATTCATGCATATAATTACAGAATGTGGTACCAGATTCTTCAAAATCCTGTGGACCATATAAGCGGCTTGAAAAAGTTTCATTTGAAGAAGAGACCATTTCACAAAGAAACGTTCATAATCACGATACTATTGGTAACACCTTTTGGTAACTctgttcctattttttttttcctcatttgtctGTTGATTAACCCATACTGagtttaaagcaaaatatttcatataaaaatctgatttcatAATATTTCATTGCTATTTATAGTGATTTCAAgactgttatttatttgttaggATCAAGTTCCTAAATGTAGGATATATTTGCCCAGTGCACTGGCTGTACAGccacttccttcctcttttgttGTCTCTTGTTATTATCCTATTACTTCTCCCTCAGACACCTTAGCACAACTGACTGGGCAGTCAGTTTTCTATATATGCTTAGAAAACTGATCAAGgttaaaaatagttatttttatCTTGACTGTAGTTAACTTCGGTCATGTCTCCCGTGTAGCTGTCAGACCAACTTAAAAGGCTTTGCAAAAGTGGGAGAAATGAGTAAAAAGTTAGACTTGTTGCCAAAGGCAGAGTTTGTCAAATTGTTCTTAAACATACGAAATAAAGCAtacttacttttttcttctttcctgttcaCAGAATAGAAAAAGTTTACAAATAACTTCTTCAAGAATacaatttttctgtatttcagcataTCAATAACTTTAAAAATCTGTCTATCATGGTTCTATTTGATGGTAAGACACATAGTGACAATTTAACATGTTTGTCTGCAGTGAGTCTGAGTATGTTTCGTATCTGTTGAAAATTGTAGGAATGGTTGTAATTGGTAAGAGTGGAACCGTTGCTTCTGGGACATCTACTAATGGTGGCGTCCACAAAATTCCAGGGTTAGTATATCtaattttgcaaagaaaacttttttgtgtttcatttcctGTGTTAAGCTTATGTTAGATGAAACAGCATATATTTTAGAGAGAGACATTCACAAAATCATCTTATTTATGGCAGTGCCTTGCAATAACTAAAAATGCTAAGAAACATACAGCTTGTGTGAAGGaacatttgcttttctggttAATTTgttaaactgttttaattgtcCGTGCAGgtatacaaaaacaaaaatgtgtgaAGTAAATTTAAGGCAAGTCACCAGAAATGAGTGAGCCTTTTTGGAAGGTGCACGTTCTCCAAATAAATGTACATAGAATCAGAGCCTCAGGCCTGTATTTTgtctttgagattttttttttctccccagttaGGAATTGCATTTGTCAACCAATTCAGACAACTTCTGGATTTAGCAAGAGTTATTGAAAATAGTTGTTGCCCTAGCTGCTCATTGTTGCCCACTGGCTAAACCTTACCACCCTAACTATATTCAGGATAATAACAAAGACGTGTACACTGAAGGTGGACTAAGCCTAAGAGATCAGTCAAGTTATCGCAGATCTCTTTTGTCAGTGGTTTTTATGACAAGACTTCTGACTGCAGTAAAGTGACCTCTTTACCTGTTCTGTTCTCCTATAGGTTTAATGCTAACCCATCTGGAGCTGATAAGGTTGACGAAATTAAAGGTGTACTCAAGCCATAAGAACTTTCTGATATTACACCAAGAGCTATTACATTAGTATAATATCACTGGCATTAGTaaatttcagttctcttttgtagaatgctttttcttcattgttcaCTGCAGCCGTGTTGGAGATTCTCCTATAGCTGGAGCAGGATCGTATGCTGATAGtacagctggaggagctgcagccactgggGATGGTGACACCATGATGCGGTTCTTACCCAGGTTTGTCCTTAGGGCAGACTTTGCTAgctttcaaatgcaaaatggAAGCTCAGCAAATGTCATTATTGACTGAAAGACTGTCTGACTTATTGGTTCTTGAAGTGGGAGAGAAGGGAGTGTAAGTGGGAAGAACAATAGCAAGATCAAGTCATCCTTAAAAATTAACACTGAAATTCTGTCTAGCTGagagcagacagacagcagTAATGAACGCATTACCAACCTGCGTGTTCTTTAACAGAACAGATGAGCTTTTTGCTCCGATGTGTTTTGCTGTGGGAGAAATAAGTCTTATAAACTGTAGAAAATATGATGAGTGACTCTTGGATTACTGAGAAATGCAGGGGAGTGTCACTGTAAAGATCATGTAATATCTAATTTGAAACTGGAAGAGATGGGTTAGTGCTGTCATTGTATCTGCATAAACTGTAGAAGTATGGTTGTTTACATCACTGAGTGTTGACAGCCATT
Proteins encoded in this window:
- the AGA gene encoding N(4)-(beta-N-acetylglucosaminyl)-L-asparaginase isoform 1 precursor (isoform 1 precursor is encoded by transcript variant 1); its protein translation is MAVAGCASLLLIALQLAGPCGAAATALPVVINTWAFRKATETAWRTLQLGGSELDAVEKGCGQCEIDQCDGSVGYGGSPDESGETTLDAMIMDGNTMEVGAVADLRHVKNAIGVARKVIEHTKHTLLVGESASLFAVRMGFPYEDLTTQRSLSMYSRWLNQSCQPNYWKNVVPDSSKSCGPYKRLEKVSFEEETISQRNVHNHDTIGMVVIGKSGTVASGTSTNGGVHKIPGRVGDSPIAGAGSYADSTAGGAAATGDGDTMMRFLPSYQAVEYMRMGTDPTVACQKVISRIQKHVPKFFGAVICANTTGSYGAACNKIPGFTQFHFMVFSPLQSQPVEQVVDCI
- the AGA gene encoding N(4)-(beta-N-acetylglucosaminyl)-L-asparaginase isoform 2 precursor (isoform 2 precursor is encoded by transcript variant 2); this encodes MAVAGCASLLLIALQLAGPCGAAATALPVVINTWAFRKATETAWRTLQLGGSELDAVEKGCGQCEIDQCDGSVGYGGSPDESGETTLDAMIMDGNTMEVGAVADLRHVKNAIGVARKVIEHTKHTLLVGESASLFAVRMGFPYEDLTTQRSLSMYSRWLNQSCQPNYWKNVVPDSSKSCGPYKRLEKVSFEEETISQRNVHNHDTIGMVVIGKSGTVASGTSTNGGVHKIPGYQAVEYMRMGTDPTVACQKVISRIQKHVPKFFGAVICANTTGSYGAACNKIPGFTQFHFMVFSPLQSQPVEQVVDCI